One window of Nicotiana tomentosiformis chromosome 11, ASM39032v3, whole genome shotgun sequence genomic DNA carries:
- the LOC138901908 gene encoding uncharacterized protein, protein MKKFADRKRRPTDYRVGDMVMVKFNPRQFKALWGMHQNLIRKYEGSFKIVAKVGKISYKLDMPSYLKIYPVFHASMLKPYYEDKDDPSKGQSSRAPITITSSHDREIEAIIDYQARRKQGQKATAMFLVHWKGQSPEEATWERYEDLWQFKDKIREFMQQHYAAVIAILGGGSVMTRHVIMPHKHHLAYINAMWELT, encoded by the coding sequence atgaagaagtttgCAGATCGTAAGCGGCGTCCCACGGACTATAGAGTTGGGGACATGGTCATGGTGAAGTTTAATCCAAGACAGTTTAAGGCACTATGGGGCATGCATCAGAATCTGATTCGCAAGTATGAGGGGTCATTTAAGATAGTCGCCAAGGTAGGCAAGATCTCATACAAGCTTGACATGCCATCATATCTTAAGATTTACCCTGTCTTCCATGCCAGCATGCTTAAGCCATATTATGAAGACAAGGATGATCCAAGTAAGGGCCAATCAAGTCGAGCGCCTATTACTATCACCTCCTCGCATGACCGGGAGATTGAGGCTATTATTGATTACCAGGCTAGGCGAAAACAAGGGCAAAAAGCCACTGCAATGTTCCTCGTCCATTGGAAGGGGCAATCACCGGAGGAGGCCACATGGGAACGCTATGAAGATTTATGGCAATTCAAAGATAAGATCCGAGAGTTTATGCAGCAACATTACGCCGCGGTCATTGCAATATTAGGTGGGGGGAGTGTGATGACTCGCcatgtcatcatgccacataagcaccatttggcatatattaatgccatgtgggagcttacatag